In one window of Candidatus Scalindua sp. DNA:
- a CDS encoding GIY-YIG nuclease family protein, whose protein sequence is MNNNTMKYWFLYLIRCKHGRLYTGITTDVERRFEEHKSSNKKGSKYLRGKAPLELVMKKKIGSRGLALKIEVNVKKLPKFKKEMLVAGKIKIGDIKKSFHLIPCHYWQGQ, encoded by the coding sequence ATGAACAATAATACAATGAAATACTGGTTCCTGTATTTGATAAGATGCAAACATGGGAGATTATATACAGGCATAACAACTGATGTAGAAAGAAGATTTGAAGAACACAAAAGCAGTAATAAGAAAGGATCAAAATACTTAAGAGGAAAGGCTCCTTTAGAACTGGTTATGAAAAAAAAGATTGGCAGCAGGGGGTTGGCTTTGAAGATTGAAGTAAACGTGAAAAAACTACCAAAATTTAAAAAAGAGATGCTGGTAGCCGGCAAAATCAAGATAGGGGATATAAAGAAATCATTTCATTTAATACCTTGTCATTATTGGCAAGGACAGTAA
- a CDS encoding ABC transporter substrate-binding protein, which yields MKAKITGTLLIAGLILLLFRYHLKAEETAGVSITSASNPSPHHNYTDYKIKNRENVIAIGCQPLYLPTSLITEAMKRDRVLGNALSELNMKSIFYSFLKGEDINFFLEMGDLDAGIAGDMSAIIAAATLDIIIPALIQQGFTSIIADRPMMMGELRGRNIGYVFGSNAHYALLKALSSWGLNEDKVALVPMEAAEMPDALADGKIDAFSAGEPTPEIALTKHPECVVLHRHLSSGYVVFLKSFSDKHHEAVRQIVAAEIRAIRWMQSNRQNLLQASEWVLEECAALSGRELELSSVQYAALALHDLIGITSVPVIPRNDLRQNGLLYTEFIFLQAKGKIHASINWDTVENCFDNQIIFEVLDNQKKYRTDKFNYTTE from the coding sequence ATGAAGGCAAAAATCACTGGCACTTTGCTGATAGCGGGATTGATCCTTCTGCTCTTTCGCTATCATCTGAAAGCTGAAGAGACTGCGGGAGTCTCAATAACTTCAGCGTCGAATCCTTCCCCTCATCACAATTATACCGATTATAAAATTAAAAATAGAGAAAATGTTATCGCCATAGGATGCCAACCGCTCTATTTACCTACCAGTCTTATAACAGAGGCCATGAAACGGGATAGAGTCCTTGGCAATGCACTGTCAGAGCTCAATATGAAGAGCATCTTCTACTCATTTTTAAAGGGAGAAGACATAAACTTTTTTCTTGAAATGGGAGATCTTGATGCTGGTATTGCCGGTGACATGTCTGCTATTATTGCTGCAGCTACTCTGGATATCATCATTCCCGCTTTAATTCAGCAGGGTTTTACTTCGATTATTGCCGATCGTCCCATGATGATGGGTGAATTACGCGGCAGGAATATCGGCTATGTCTTTGGTTCTAACGCACACTATGCCCTGCTCAAGGCGCTCTCTTCCTGGGGGCTTAATGAGGACAAGGTCGCTCTGGTTCCCATGGAGGCTGCTGAAATGCCAGACGCTCTTGCTGATGGTAAGATCGATGCCTTCTCAGCCGGAGAACCCACCCCGGAAATTGCTCTCACAAAACATCCTGAATGTGTTGTTCTTCACCGGCATCTCAGTTCTGGCTATGTAGTATTTTTAAAATCTTTTTCGGATAAACACCACGAAGCCGTACGACAAATAGTAGCGGCAGAAATCCGTGCTATACGCTGGATGCAGAGTAATAGGCAAAACCTCCTGCAGGCGAGTGAGTGGGTACTCGAAGAGTGTGCAGCTTTGTCAGGCAGGGAATTAGAACTCAGTTCGGTTCAGTATGCAGCACTGGCCTTACACGACCTTATAGGGATAACCTCTGTCCCTGTTATTCCTCGAAATGACCTCAGGCAAAACGGCTTGTTATACACCGAATTCATATTTCTTCAAGCGAAGGGTAAGATTCATGCTTCCATCAATTGGGATACTGTTGAAAACTGCTTTGATAATCAAATTATATTTGAAGTGCTTGATAATCAAAAAAAATATAGGACTGATAAATTCAATTACACCACTGAATAA
- a CDS encoding Smr/MutS family protein, which yields MAKLKLDLHEICKKGNLIEKELNRIIEEANEKRIVLVEIIPGKGSGQLKKTVLRFLERPDIKKKYHRIDKDSTNYGRIFVRFKHKTLPG from the coding sequence ATGGCAAAACTGAAATTGGATTTGCATGAAATATGCAAAAAGGGGAATTTGATTGAGAAAGAGCTCAACCGGATAATCGAGGAGGCCAATGAAAAAAGGATTGTGCTCGTGGAAATCATTCCCGGAAAAGGCAGCGGACAGTTAAAGAAAACCGTTCTACGCTTTCTGGAACGCCCTGACATAAAAAAGAAGTATCACCGTATTGACAAAGACAGTACAAATTATGGAAGAATCTTTGTGCGTTTTAAACATAAAACCCTGCCAGGATGA
- a CDS encoding AI-2E family transporter encodes MKYSNVSTFLLGILVAFAVVIILQKLRFVLVPFVISILLSIIFKPIVVFLKARKFTVIISLVIVFFSLSLLISLLALFFYSSTGTFIETLPKYEAKFDAITVKSIHWLNTLTQRAGIRLEDIRISDVLKMPLVKATVSAGFGSFFSFVGNTFLITLFMLFMLAGSGKLSGKVEKAFSSDHSRRITKVLQNIDSQARQYLLTKTLISAGTGTLTAVTLWLIGVDFPIIWGFLTFLLNFIPNIGSIVAAILPFILSLLQFDTVATPILVLMFLGTIQVLMGSILEPKIMGFKLNLSPLVVLVSLIFWGWLWGFWGMILAIPMTATIKIIFENIEALHPVSVLMGGEVSSREEPVSGNN; translated from the coding sequence ATGAAATATTCAAATGTTTCAACGTTTTTGCTTGGTATCCTTGTGGCCTTTGCAGTCGTTATTATTCTGCAGAAACTGCGCTTTGTACTTGTACCATTCGTGATTTCGATACTGCTTTCAATAATATTCAAACCTATTGTTGTATTTCTCAAAGCGAGAAAGTTCACCGTAATAATTTCACTCGTTATTGTGTTTTTTTCACTAAGCTTATTAATTTCACTGCTCGCGCTCTTCTTTTATTCAAGCACGGGTACATTTATCGAAACGCTGCCTAAGTATGAGGCGAAGTTTGATGCAATAACGGTAAAAAGTATACACTGGCTGAATACATTAACTCAACGGGCAGGGATACGGCTTGAAGATATCAGGATTTCCGACGTCCTTAAGATGCCGCTTGTGAAGGCAACCGTATCTGCAGGATTCGGTTCTTTTTTCAGCTTTGTGGGCAATACCTTCCTGATAACACTATTCATGCTTTTCATGCTTGCCGGCAGCGGGAAGCTATCAGGAAAGGTGGAGAAGGCCTTTTCTTCGGACCATTCCAGACGTATTACCAAAGTATTACAAAACATTGACTCTCAAGCCAGGCAATACCTGCTGACAAAGACTCTTATCAGTGCCGGCACTGGTACTCTGACTGCTGTTACGCTCTGGTTAATTGGTGTTGATTTTCCTATAATCTGGGGGTTTCTCACCTTTTTGCTCAATTTTATTCCTAACATCGGGTCGATTGTGGCTGCAATCCTGCCTTTTATTCTATCGTTGCTTCAATTTGATACGGTAGCAACACCGATTCTGGTCCTTATGTTTCTTGGTACAATTCAAGTATTAATGGGCAGCATACTTGAACCAAAGATAATGGGCTTCAAACTGAATCTGAGTCCTCTCGTTGTATTGGTATCATTAATCTTCTGGGGATGGCTCTGGGGTTTCTGGGGAATGATCCTGGCTATACCGATGACTGCTACTATCAAGATCATCTTTGAAAACATAGAAGCGCTTCATCCTGTGTCAGTCTTGATGGGAGGTGAGGTCAGTTCCAGGGAAGAGCCCGTGTCAGGCAATAATTGA
- the hmpA gene encoding NO-inducible flavohemoprotein: protein MGLTDKTIAIIKATAPVIEQKAGELAMSLYPIMFRRYPALKMFFNQAHLRDNTQPRAFAASIIDYANSIDNLDAMKPLVNEIAEKHASLNIKPVQYSIVIPCMLEAIGTVLGDVKTPEVESAWKEAIENFSDIIIDTESRKYKDTLAKEGGWKGYRNFTVTQKEEESILITSFYLEPSDDKPVAAYRAGQYISIMLDMPERGIVFRNYSLSDSPNGRNYRISVKREENGLVSNYLHNTLCLGDKIKINPPYGCFSLSEADKPAVLISCGVGITPMMSILQNAADQELKRQIYFIHGTPDGNTHAFKDDVVTLTSDFKNFKHKFFYSRNSANAVDIKEGRITLDSIKEILDYDKDAEFYLCGPTSMMKGLYRELINWGITSNNILYEYFGPKRDITG from the coding sequence ATGGGCCTTACAGATAAGACAATAGCGATTATAAAAGCAACAGCGCCGGTTATTGAGCAAAAAGCAGGAGAATTAGCAATGTCGCTTTATCCAATAATGTTCCGTCGTTATCCCGCACTGAAAATGTTTTTCAATCAGGCACATCTGCGGGATAATACTCAACCGCGTGCATTTGCAGCATCAATAATAGATTATGCCAATTCCATAGATAATCTTGATGCAATGAAACCGCTTGTAAACGAAATAGCGGAAAAACACGCTTCACTGAACATTAAACCTGTACAATATTCAATTGTCATTCCCTGTATGCTGGAGGCAATCGGGACTGTTCTCGGTGACGTAAAAACTCCTGAAGTAGAGAGTGCCTGGAAAGAAGCGATCGAGAACTTTTCAGATATCATAATTGACACCGAGAGTAGAAAATATAAGGATACCCTGGCAAAAGAAGGCGGCTGGAAAGGCTACAGAAATTTTACAGTCACTCAGAAGGAGGAAGAAAGTATCCTTATAACCTCATTTTACCTGGAACCTTCAGACGATAAACCTGTAGCAGCATACAGAGCAGGTCAGTATATCAGTATCATGCTGGATATGCCTGAAAGGGGAATTGTTTTTCGTAACTATTCGCTCTCAGACAGCCCGAATGGAAGGAACTATCGGATTTCAGTGAAACGGGAAGAAAACGGCCTCGTATCAAATTATCTCCACAATACCCTCTGCCTGGGAGATAAAATAAAGATAAATCCCCCCTACGGTTGTTTCTCTCTAAGTGAGGCAGACAAGCCGGCGGTACTTATCAGTTGCGGTGTCGGGATAACTCCGATGATGAGTATTCTGCAGAACGCTGCAGACCAAGAACTGAAGAGGCAGATATATTTTATTCATGGAACACCTGATGGGAATACCCATGCATTTAAGGATGATGTGGTAACATTGACATCTGATTTTAAAAACTTCAAGCACAAATTTTTTTATTCTCGTAATTCTGCGAACGCAGTTGATATAAAAGAGGGTAGAATCACTCTGGATTCAATCAAAGAGATTCTGGATTATGATAAGGATGCAGAGTTTTATCTCTGCGGTCCAACTTCAATGATGAAAGGCCTGTACCGGGAATTAATCAATTGGGGAATCACTTCAAACAACATACTCTATGAATATTTTGGTCCGAAAAGAGATATTACGGGGTAA
- a CDS encoding acetate kinase has product MKILVINTGSSSIKYRLFDMEHDTVLASGMVEKIGEDKSLLTHEKFSVNEHAVKKVKSCVIENHRAGLNRIVDLLVDQADGVMRDVSEISAVGHRVVHGGETHHSSTIIDEKVISAIKDNIPLAPLHNPSNLSGIEIARSIFPGSLQVAVFDTAFHQTIPMKAFLYAIPYDMYEKERIRKYGFHGTSHAYVADKAAGYLGRSKVGLNIITIHLGNGASMAAVKDGECIDTTMGLTPLEGLVMGTRCGDIDPALPFFLANNFGMSLRDIDTLLNKESGLKGLCGTNDMREVIMKNDAGDSRARIALEVYSYRIRKYIGAYFAALGRLDVLVFTAGIGENSSYVRNLCCSGLGQLGIEIDTQRNQKSGIGIKEIGTPSNRVTILVIPTNEELRIAEETMKVIESQR; this is encoded by the coding sequence ATGAAAATACTTGTCATTAACACAGGAAGTTCGTCAATTAAATACCGGCTGTTCGACATGGAGCACGATACTGTTTTGGCTTCAGGCATGGTCGAAAAAATTGGTGAAGATAAGAGCCTCCTTACCCACGAGAAATTTTCAGTAAATGAACATGCGGTAAAGAAAGTAAAATCCTGCGTTATTGAAAACCACCGCGCAGGATTAAACCGTATCGTGGATTTGCTGGTGGATCAGGCAGACGGTGTGATGAGAGATGTATCAGAAATCTCAGCTGTCGGGCACCGCGTGGTACACGGCGGGGAGACTCATCACTCATCTACGATTATTGATGAAAAGGTAATATCAGCAATCAAGGATAACATCCCGCTGGCACCCTTACATAATCCTTCAAATCTGTCCGGTATAGAGATTGCCAGATCAATCTTCCCCGGTTCACTGCAGGTCGCGGTATTTGATACGGCTTTTCACCAGACGATTCCGATGAAGGCCTTTCTCTACGCAATCCCTTATGATATGTATGAAAAGGAGAGGATTCGCAAGTATGGTTTCCATGGCACTTCACATGCCTATGTTGCTGACAAAGCGGCAGGGTATTTAGGAAGGTCAAAGGTTGGATTGAACATAATAACCATCCATCTGGGAAACGGGGCCAGCATGGCAGCGGTAAAAGATGGCGAGTGCATAGATACGACAATGGGCTTGACTCCCCTCGAAGGTTTAGTCATGGGAACCCGCTGTGGAGATATTGATCCGGCACTTCCCTTTTTCCTTGCAAACAACTTTGGCATGTCACTCCGGGATATTGACACCCTCCTCAATAAGGAAAGCGGCCTGAAAGGGCTTTGCGGAACAAACGACATGCGTGAAGTTATTATGAAAAACGATGCAGGAGATTCACGGGCCAGGATCGCTTTAGAGGTATATTCATACCGCATAAGGAAATATATCGGAGCATATTTTGCCGCATTAGGGAGGCTTGATGTTCTGGTCTTTACCGCAGGTATCGGTGAGAATTCTTCCTATGTCAGAAATCTATGCTGCAGCGGATTGGGTCAGCTCGGTATTGAGATTGACACTCAGAGGAATCAGAAATCGGGAATAGGGATCAAAGAAATCGGCACTCCCTCAAACCGCGTTACAATCCTCGTAATCCCGACAAATGAGGAGTTGAGAATAGCAGAGGAGACAATGAAGGTTATTGAGTCACAAAGATAA
- the pgk gene encoding phosphoglycerate kinase, with protein MLQGKPFGSTIHYKMKYKLITQFNVSNKRVFLRTDFNVPIGNKKILDESKINAHHTTIDYLTDKGARVIAGTHIGRPDFHGAGSRKDLIHNNPDTDAHIIFTCLKKVYGDKISFIDAAIGEEVHTCIQNLPPGHILLLQNLRYEKGEQSKVENEKLDFAKLLSSYFDVYVNDALSVCQNSDASVSYLPRFCKKAAIGFLLKEEIDRMDKLITPGLPAAAFFGGFKVKDKIGAFQKLLRKGFEIFLGGAMRNPFLKFKNYHIGGSKLDPGYDDIIHQMMKDFGDKIHIPVDVRVGRITGKEKQDISNLRFVNFLKNEKIHAEEEALDNGPRTMKLYKEIIKQHGIKTMLANGPFGLIENRSFRFGTFHVARIFLENQQAFRVYGGGELNHGFNLFSKRFKVDTEMLGERCYAGNGMLQYIASDGDLPGLRALAAE; from the coding sequence ATGCTTCAGGGAAAACCCTTTGGTTCAACCATACATTACAAGATGAAATACAAACTCATTACTCAGTTTAACGTCAGTAATAAAAGGGTGTTCCTGCGGACAGATTTCAACGTACCAATAGGAAATAAAAAAATCCTTGATGAATCAAAGATCAATGCTCACCACACCACCATTGACTACTTAACAGATAAAGGGGCCAGAGTTATAGCAGGTACCCATATCGGCAGACCGGATTTTCATGGGGCTGGTTCAAGAAAGGACTTAATACACAACAACCCGGACACAGATGCGCATATAATTTTCACGTGTTTAAAAAAGGTTTATGGCGATAAGATATCATTTATTGATGCCGCTATTGGTGAAGAGGTACATACCTGCATACAAAACTTACCCCCGGGACATATACTGCTGCTCCAGAATTTAAGATATGAAAAAGGGGAACAATCTAAGGTGGAGAATGAAAAACTGGACTTTGCAAAACTCCTATCCTCTTATTTTGATGTCTATGTCAATGATGCCTTGTCTGTCTGCCAGAACAGTGACGCGTCCGTGTCTTATTTACCCCGATTCTGCAAAAAAGCTGCTATCGGTTTCTTATTGAAGGAAGAGATTGACCGGATGGACAAGCTTATCACGCCGGGGCTTCCTGCTGCCGCATTTTTTGGCGGATTTAAGGTAAAGGACAAAATAGGAGCGTTTCAGAAATTATTGAGAAAGGGTTTTGAGATATTTCTCGGCGGTGCCATGAGAAACCCATTTCTGAAATTTAAAAATTATCATATCGGCGGGTCAAAGTTAGATCCCGGCTATGATGATATTATACACCAGATGATGAAGGATTTTGGGGATAAAATACACATACCCGTAGATGTAAGGGTGGGAAGGATAACGGGCAAGGAGAAGCAGGATATCAGCAATCTGAGATTCGTGAACTTCCTGAAGAATGAAAAAATTCACGCAGAAGAAGAGGCGTTAGATAACGGCCCCAGGACCATGAAATTGTACAAAGAGATAATAAAACAGCATGGCATAAAGACTATGCTTGCTAACGGTCCTTTTGGCCTGATAGAAAACAGATCTTTCCGGTTCGGAACCTTTCATGTGGCCCGCATCTTTCTTGAAAATCAACAGGCATTCAGGGTGTACGGTGGCGGAGAACTTAATCATGGCTTTAATTTGTTTTCAAAGCGGTTCAAGGTTGATACTGAAATGCTCGGTGAACGCTGTTATGCCGGGAACGGTATGCTGCAATATATTGCCAGCGATGGTGATTTGCCGGGGCTCCGGGCTTTAGCAGCTGAGTAA
- a CDS encoding EAL domain-containing protein, whose translation MSIKSKMLISFGLMFTTLLIIVEFVSIYGIPFTDFDGRKKEQQSEVFRSLNLIADLKKERLLRWMEERRDDTKVICESNLLQSQVADLTHTISENSKTGMKGPELWSAVRGEKRYQDLFQHLNLVKTTYGVYENIKIADVQSGKIISSTRTEDLGSDIYRENFFTDSLCQRFREVMNIYKDPLSDKFNLIISSTMNRNDDDKVLAVLIMCINADDFIMPMLRTGGGLSDTDEVFLVDSDGKLLMPLKSPLGDGTIARPLEHRIKSRSAILAAGGSEGIIAADDYRGRPVLAAYRHIRITSEMGWGMVIKRDQAEVMAPLQTNLHYFFYIGLISIFVVLALTSVIAGRISAPIRHLSKTAKEVKDGNLNVQTKITTSDEAAILATTFNAMIRQIRNWNKVLRVQVTARTADLKRTNETLRAEISERRQAEEKIKHMAFHDCLTTLPNRVLFNDRLTLALAHAHRNNEMLAVLFLDLDRFKIINDTLGHAEGDRLLQNISGKLKNCIRVDDTIARFGGDEFNLLLPGINQVGDVKTVLNKILKIFNQPCIIGGQKFYITVSIGVAIFPNDGRDVDTLLKNADAAMYRVKEEGKNGYRFYNTAIHIKSNKKMIMENDLCRALECREFRVYYQPQVNIDTGRIVGVEALLRWQHPDQGLILPEEFLYLAEDTRLIVSIDKLVLHTVCLQNKIWHDTGFQDSRVAVNLSSHTFQEEDLVGIVTSILEKTGLDPHFLMLEITESVAMQNLETIIRKFEKLCSLGIQIAIDDFGTGYSSLYYLKKFPITKLKISQHFVRDIVRDQSDKAIVSLVIDLAQSLKFKVIAEGVEAIEQLSFLKQRKCDEMQGFLFSKPVPADEFAELLIQKKGLYN comes from the coding sequence ATGAGTATTAAATCGAAAATGCTGATCTCTTTTGGCCTTATGTTTACCACATTGTTGATAATTGTCGAATTTGTGAGTATTTACGGTATACCGTTCACTGATTTTGATGGTAGAAAAAAGGAACAGCAATCCGAGGTATTTCGAAGTCTTAATCTCATTGCCGATCTCAAGAAAGAGCGTCTGCTGCGCTGGATGGAAGAGCGTAGAGATGATACGAAAGTTATATGCGAGAGCAATTTGTTACAATCTCAGGTAGCAGACCTGACCCATACTATATCGGAAAATAGTAAGACTGGAATGAAAGGACCGGAACTGTGGTCTGCGGTGCGCGGAGAAAAGAGGTATCAAGATCTTTTTCAGCACCTGAACCTCGTTAAAACAACATACGGGGTATATGAAAACATAAAAATTGCTGACGTACAATCCGGCAAAATTATATCCTCTACACGAACGGAAGACCTGGGTTCTGATATTTACCGGGAAAATTTTTTCACCGATAGTCTTTGTCAACGTTTCAGAGAAGTAATGAATATTTACAAAGATCCGCTGAGTGATAAATTCAATCTGATCATCTCAAGCACCATGAATCGGAACGACGATGACAAGGTACTTGCAGTACTTATCATGTGTATCAATGCAGATGATTTTATCATGCCAATGCTTCGTACCGGCGGGGGGCTGTCTGATACTGACGAGGTTTTCCTGGTCGATAGTGATGGAAAATTACTTATGCCGCTCAAATCCCCATTGGGAGACGGAACGATAGCAAGACCATTGGAACACAGGATAAAATCGCGATCTGCGATACTTGCCGCCGGAGGATCAGAAGGAATCATAGCTGCTGATGACTATCGTGGCAGGCCGGTTCTGGCGGCATATCGGCATATCCGCATAACGTCAGAAATGGGGTGGGGAATGGTAATCAAACGTGACCAGGCAGAAGTAATGGCACCTTTGCAGACTAACCTCCATTACTTCTTCTATATCGGTCTGATCAGCATCTTCGTTGTGCTTGCACTAACATCGGTAATAGCTGGTAGAATTTCAGCTCCTATCCGGCATTTGAGCAAAACCGCAAAAGAGGTAAAAGACGGTAATCTGAATGTTCAAACAAAGATAACCACCTCTGATGAAGCCGCGATATTAGCAACAACGTTTAATGCAATGATCCGTCAAATTCGTAATTGGAATAAAGTTCTCAGGGTGCAGGTTACTGCCCGTACCGCTGATTTGAAAAGAACAAACGAGACACTGCGGGCAGAAATAAGTGAACGAAGGCAGGCTGAAGAAAAGATTAAGCATATGGCTTTTCACGATTGCCTTACCACGCTGCCAAACCGTGTATTGTTCAATGATCGTTTAACCCTTGCGTTAGCCCATGCACACCGTAATAACGAGATGCTGGCCGTATTGTTTCTCGATCTCGACAGGTTCAAGATCATCAATGATACACTGGGGCATGCCGAGGGCGATCGATTGCTTCAGAACATTTCCGGCAAATTAAAAAACTGTATCCGTGTTGATGATACGATCGCAAGATTTGGGGGTGACGAGTTCAACCTCTTATTGCCCGGTATCAATCAAGTGGGAGACGTGAAGACGGTTCTCAATAAAATCCTTAAAATATTCAATCAACCCTGCATAATCGGCGGACAGAAATTCTACATCACCGTCAGCATCGGAGTAGCCATATTCCCCAATGATGGTAGAGATGTTGACACACTGTTGAAGAATGCTGACGCTGCAATGTACCGTGTCAAGGAAGAAGGGAAGAACGGTTATCGCTTTTACAATACTGCCATACACATTAAATCCAATAAGAAAATGATAATGGAAAATGATCTTTGCCGTGCATTAGAGTGCAGGGAATTCAGGGTCTATTACCAGCCGCAGGTGAATATTGATACCGGGCGTATAGTCGGTGTAGAAGCCCTCCTGCGTTGGCAGCACCCGGACCAGGGATTAATCCTCCCCGAAGAATTCCTCTACCTGGCTGAAGACACCAGGCTGATTGTCTCCATTGACAAACTGGTCCTGCATACGGTATGTTTACAAAACAAAATCTGGCATGATACAGGTTTTCAGGATTCGCGTGTGGCCGTAAACCTCTCTTCGCATACGTTTCAGGAGGAGGACTTGGTGGGAATTGTTACTTCCATATTAGAAAAAACCGGCCTTGATCCACATTTCCTGATGCTGGAAATTACTGAAAGCGTTGCAATGCAGAATCTGGAAACGATAATACGGAAATTTGAGAAGTTATGCAGCCTCGGGATTCAAATAGCCATTGATGATTTCGGAACCGGATACTCTTCTTTGTACTATCTGAAGAAATTCCCTATCACCAAGCTCAAAATCAGTCAGCATTTCGTACGCGACATTGTGAGAGATCAGAGCGATAAAGCGATTGTTTCATTAGTCATAGACTTGGCGCAAAGTCTCAAATTCAAGGTGATTGCCGAAGGGGTTGAGGCCATAGAACAGCTCTCCTTCCTCAAGCAGCGGAAATGTGATGAAATGCAGGGATTTCTCTTCAGCAAACCGGTACCTGCTGATGAGTTTGCAGAGTTGCTGATTCAGAAAAAAGGTCTGTATAATTGA
- the wrbA gene encoding NAD(P)H:quinone oxidoreductase: MMKVLVVYYSMYGHVYRLGQEVAEGARSIEGVEAELRRVPETLSREVLEKMGAGDSLAKQSHIPICTVDELADADAIVFGTPTRFGNMCGQMRQFLDSTGNLWLSGALVGKVGSVFASTNTQHGGQESTILSFHITLLHQGMVIVGLPYAFKGQMTMDEITGCSPYGSSTIAGTDGSRFPSDNELAGARFQGEHVAKIAKKLTA, encoded by the coding sequence ATCATGAAAGTACTCGTAGTCTACTACTCAATGTATGGTCATGTATACAGGTTGGGACAGGAAGTGGCAGAAGGGGCACGGTCGATTGAAGGGGTAGAAGCAGAACTGAGGCGCGTGCCGGAAACATTATCCCGGGAAGTGCTTGAGAAAATGGGTGCAGGAGACTCGCTGGCAAAGCAGTCTCACATACCAATCTGCACCGTGGATGAGTTGGCAGATGCAGATGCTATTGTCTTCGGTACTCCGACCCGTTTCGGCAACATGTGCGGACAGATGCGGCAGTTTCTTGATTCGACCGGGAATCTATGGTTGAGTGGAGCCCTGGTTGGAAAGGTTGGAAGCGTATTTGCCAGCACGAACACTCAGCATGGAGGGCAGGAGTCTACGATTCTCAGCTTTCATATAACGCTGCTGCATCAGGGCATGGTGATTGTCGGATTACCCTACGCCTTTAAAGGACAGATGACGATGGATGAGATCACGGGCTGCTCACCGTATGGCTCGTCTACCATTGCCGGCACTGACGGGAGTCGTTTCCCCAGCGATAACGAGCTTGCCGGAGCACGCTTCCAGGGAGAGCACGTTGCAAAAATAGCTAAAAAGTTAACAGCATAA